A stretch of Arthrobacter pascens DNA encodes these proteins:
- a CDS encoding DEAD/DEAH box helicase yields the protein MKIPLIPFQTEAAAKVLSRLDSATKTWHATRNLDSPQTSAFALSSVTGSGKTVIAATVIEAILTGSESYNINPVPGATFLWLNYDPSLNSQTLGVFQKFADRLSGSNLVIIENTFALDKLEAGKVYFLNLGLLGSKGKLTKPNDDRPFTFWDTLRNTITADDRTLYVVVDEAHVGMKAVNSEDNQSILQRVIRGNGDRPGMPIVWGISATPKHFREGISAMLPGAGGTDVAVDPSDVQDSGLLKQKIALALPGEKQKMWTTLLGEAIADLNASTAAWEEYCNETGRSERVVPLLVLQLPDRSKADTTAEDRLIGEIMGRLSTDLDDFTEDCVAHVLGDRGTIETKAGDIPKVDPDTVAADTGLRVLIAKEAITAGWDCPRAEVLLSLRTLNDDTAITQMLGRMVRTPLAKTTEVERLDLVACYVPYFDRTTALKVVNILTGDQEPDGREKARNEVNINAKMFGFNPDVSAELREVIAALPSVLAPQAKARPVTRLKSLTALLNQHGIGNAPVKTSEMKICHILDGKAVQFSSKMAEAKKDVLTATLSTVTKGFGSAAVEDTRDTAADLRTVRAAFNDSNRALSGMGATYYKHLRVKMQADGKPLDERDMRAHVAAMGRVPEVVADMEAFCDQLVQTLFQQHQDDINTLGKEVRADFDGIRKQAEDPQEARIVFKEEKSYGTTTVAGDALPSVRKHVYADAEGQWPVEEKLVKNSWESAVLAREVKRPAVLAWYRNPSSAGIDSFRISFEADNRWKTFQPDFLLVEQTADGPKLAIIDPHYTLDRHALAHIKALALYAEQQAELLTRVDSLADPSGTGKLRRLRLMDADVREKVAAAMSADQLYLSDAAEDYVFPEED from the coding sequence GTGAAGATCCCCCTGATTCCCTTCCAGACGGAGGCTGCTGCCAAGGTTCTCAGCCGACTAGACAGCGCCACTAAGACATGGCACGCCACGCGGAATCTGGATAGCCCGCAGACCTCGGCTTTCGCTTTGTCGTCCGTCACCGGCTCCGGCAAAACCGTCATCGCGGCCACTGTGATCGAGGCGATTCTCACTGGCTCAGAGAGCTATAACATCAACCCAGTTCCGGGGGCCACCTTCCTGTGGCTCAACTACGATCCATCCTTGAACTCCCAGACCTTGGGTGTCTTCCAGAAGTTCGCCGATCGCCTCTCCGGGAGCAACTTGGTCATCATCGAGAACACCTTCGCGCTCGACAAGCTCGAGGCCGGCAAAGTCTACTTCCTGAATCTCGGACTCCTGGGGTCCAAGGGAAAGCTGACCAAGCCGAACGACGACCGACCGTTCACTTTCTGGGACACGCTGCGCAACACCATCACTGCTGATGACCGGACGCTGTATGTCGTCGTTGACGAGGCGCATGTCGGCATGAAGGCGGTCAATTCAGAGGACAACCAGTCCATCCTCCAACGTGTCATCAGGGGAAACGGGGACCGTCCGGGCATGCCGATCGTCTGGGGGATAAGTGCGACCCCTAAGCACTTCCGCGAGGGCATCAGCGCCATGCTTCCTGGGGCTGGCGGCACTGACGTCGCTGTCGACCCATCGGATGTCCAGGACTCTGGCCTGCTGAAGCAGAAGATTGCCCTCGCGCTTCCGGGCGAGAAGCAGAAGATGTGGACCACGCTTCTCGGCGAAGCCATCGCAGACTTGAACGCCTCCACAGCCGCGTGGGAGGAGTACTGCAACGAGACCGGTCGCTCTGAGCGGGTGGTCCCGCTGTTAGTACTCCAACTGCCTGACCGGAGCAAAGCCGACACTACTGCCGAGGACCGACTCATCGGCGAGATCATGGGCCGTCTGTCCACCGATCTGGACGACTTCACCGAAGACTGTGTGGCCCACGTCTTGGGCGACCGCGGAACCATCGAGACCAAGGCGGGCGACATTCCGAAGGTTGATCCTGACACTGTGGCGGCGGACACAGGTCTTCGCGTCTTGATCGCGAAGGAGGCGATCACCGCAGGCTGGGACTGCCCGCGGGCCGAGGTGCTCCTCAGTCTGCGCACGCTCAACGACGACACCGCGATCACTCAGATGCTCGGCCGGATGGTGCGGACACCTCTCGCCAAGACGACCGAGGTCGAAAGACTGGACCTTGTCGCCTGCTACGTCCCATACTTCGACAGGACCACCGCGTTGAAGGTGGTCAACATCCTGACCGGCGACCAGGAGCCCGATGGCCGGGAGAAGGCACGTAACGAGGTCAACATCAACGCCAAGATGTTCGGCTTCAACCCCGATGTGTCAGCGGAGCTGCGGGAAGTCATCGCCGCGCTCCCCTCGGTCCTGGCGCCCCAAGCGAAGGCGCGTCCAGTCACGCGGCTGAAGTCGTTGACGGCGCTCCTGAACCAGCACGGGATTGGAAATGCGCCCGTGAAGACGTCCGAGATGAAGATCTGCCACATCCTGGACGGCAAGGCCGTGCAGTTCTCGTCCAAAATGGCTGAAGCGAAGAAGGATGTGCTAACTGCCACGCTCAGCACGGTCACCAAGGGCTTCGGCAGCGCGGCAGTTGAGGACACCCGCGACACAGCGGCTGATCTGCGCACCGTCCGTGCCGCCTTCAATGACTCCAACCGAGCACTCTCAGGGATGGGGGCAACCTACTACAAACATCTCCGTGTGAAGATGCAGGCTGATGGCAAGCCCCTCGACGAACGGGACATGCGAGCTCATGTCGCAGCCATGGGCCGAGTACCTGAAGTGGTGGCGGACATGGAGGCGTTCTGCGACCAGCTCGTACAAACCCTGTTCCAGCAGCACCAAGACGACATCAACACGCTCGGCAAGGAAGTCCGAGCGGACTTTGACGGCATTCGAAAGCAGGCCGAGGACCCGCAAGAGGCCCGGATTGTTTTCAAGGAAGAGAAGTCCTACGGAACCACCACAGTGGCCGGTGACGCCCTGCCGAGCGTGAGGAAACACGTTTACGCCGATGCCGAGGGACAGTGGCCGGTGGAAGAGAAGCTCGTCAAGAACAGCTGGGAGTCTGCGGTTCTTGCCCGCGAAGTCAAGCGGCCAGCCGTACTCGCCTGGTATCGGAACCCGTCATCAGCGGGAATCGACTCATTCCGAATCTCGTTCGAAGCCGACAACCGATGGAAGACCTTCCAGCCTGACTTCCTCCTCGTCGAGCAGACTGCGGATGGGCCGAAACTGGCGATCATCGATCCGCATTACACGCTCGACAGGCACGCTCTGGCTCACATCAAGGCTCTCGCGCTGTATGCAGAACAGCAGGCTGAGCTGCTCACACGCGTGGACTCCCTTGCTGATCCGAGCGGAACCGGCAAACTCCGCCGACTACGACTGATGGACGCTGATGTCCGGGAGAAGGTGGCTGCGGCCATGAGCGCCGATCAGCTGTACCTCTCGGATGCGGCGGAGGACTACGTCTTCCCAGAAGAGGACTGA
- a CDS encoding DUF1643 domain-containing protein has product MTSRGTLLAIASNPPLQTSGRRTLARIEQAQRILGFDSNLLVNLFSFASYRTGDVAELGSTEDGWHRARPALQEGINRADGVLLAYGASAPGGPARQHFHEQVRWLADELAVAQKPAWWVGGTARHPSRWQRFTCRAHPGMDFGEALPLAIQTVPMAVLAGTQSSSGKT; this is encoded by the coding sequence ATGACTTCTCGCGGTACCTTACTGGCAATCGCCAGCAATCCCCCACTACAGACCAGCGGCCGGAGGACATTGGCTCGGATCGAGCAGGCCCAACGAATCCTCGGCTTCGACAGCAACCTCTTGGTAAACCTGTTCTCCTTCGCGAGTTACCGGACCGGAGATGTAGCCGAGCTGGGCTCTACCGAGGACGGTTGGCACCGGGCTCGCCCTGCACTCCAAGAGGGAATCAATCGCGCCGACGGCGTTCTCCTTGCATACGGTGCAAGCGCACCGGGCGGCCCTGCTCGCCAACATTTCCATGAACAGGTGCGTTGGCTGGCGGATGAGCTGGCTGTTGCCCAAAAGCCAGCCTGGTGGGTTGGCGGGACAGCTCGGCACCCCTCACGTTGGCAGCGCTTCACGTGCCGAGCTCATCCAGGAATGGACTTCGGGGAGGCCTTGCCTCTCGCCATCCAAACCGTCCCAATGGCTGTCCTGGCTGGCACTCAGTCCTCTTCTGGGAAGACGTAG
- a CDS encoding DUF4913 domain-containing protein, producing MNSDIGRFSTAPALGETESSAEKPAEEQKPSELVYGSAEEFLHEQLLPTYVRDVDGRAAKWCIEWYFHPEALSRVEALWRAWEHLRLDGATGMSVWWKDHADHHMSVLLDPRGPFYKCDMQKHRDPEHLEPMKAPEGWFPDVRTQATWGRGSTRRKSGAYG from the coding sequence ATGAACAGCGATATCGGACGATTCAGCACAGCTCCCGCTCTGGGCGAGACAGAGTCATCTGCCGAAAAGCCGGCGGAGGAGCAGAAGCCATCCGAACTGGTCTACGGCTCAGCTGAGGAGTTCCTGCACGAGCAGCTGCTCCCCACTTACGTCCGCGACGTCGACGGCCGCGCCGCCAAGTGGTGCATCGAGTGGTACTTCCACCCCGAAGCGCTCTCCCGCGTGGAAGCACTGTGGCGGGCCTGGGAACACCTCAGACTCGACGGAGCCACCGGCATGAGCGTCTGGTGGAAAGACCACGCAGACCACCACATGAGCGTGCTCCTGGACCCCCGCGGCCCGTTCTACAAATGCGATATGCAAAAGCACAGGGACCCGGAACACTTGGAACCGATGAAGGCCCCGGAGGGCTGGTTCCCAGACGTACGGACTCAGGCAACTTGGGGTCGCGGTAGTACTCGCCGAAAATCGGGCGCATATGGCTGA
- a CDS encoding type IV secretory system conjugative DNA transfer family protein: MSAPNRKGMGLGDALLVWLGIGFIVVFGGGTYAAAHLGSWMAGIDAPPAHPIDLIAGLVKGRVPWPVQSTVAACVMAGVVVALAIVVLVAWRQGASKRARVDKAARYLGRGKSLAAFSEKGAKATAERLGVKDTPGIVVGKVVSTGQKFLQSWEDLSIDIWGPRTGKSTSRVIPAILDAPGAVVSTSNKRDVVDGTRGVRVLTAPVWVFDPQKIAQEEPDWWWNPLSYVTDEEKAYKLTQHFAVGSRLPGSKPDAYFDPKAEDILSSYFLAAALGELPITQVYLWVTEQVSQEPIEILKEHDYELQYKGLESTLKLADKQRDGIFGTAEKMIQCLKSRNTLRWVAPARGASVATDPRRQFNPRDFAASQETVYILSKEGAGSAAPLTTALTVAIAEAMEERAERSGGRLPLPALFALDELANVVRWAGLPDQFSHYGSKGLIVMGILQSWSQGVELWGEANMRKIWSAANVKVYGGGVAEEGFLRALSDLIGDYSYTNVSVSSGKSGSSRSRQEGKERIFDVSNLAELDRGRAVVLASGAPATLVRTLPWYTGPHKEAVEASIKTYSPRPEEPAVPAAAEPVANPWVTT, from the coding sequence GTGAGTGCACCGAACCGTAAAGGAATGGGCCTGGGGGACGCCCTGCTGGTCTGGTTGGGTATCGGCTTCATCGTCGTCTTTGGCGGCGGCACCTACGCGGCCGCCCACCTCGGGTCCTGGATGGCCGGCATCGACGCACCACCGGCCCACCCGATTGATCTGATCGCTGGCCTGGTCAAGGGCCGCGTGCCCTGGCCCGTCCAGTCCACCGTCGCCGCGTGCGTCATGGCCGGCGTGGTCGTTGCCCTGGCCATCGTGGTGTTGGTGGCTTGGAGGCAGGGTGCGTCCAAGCGTGCCCGGGTCGATAAGGCCGCCCGATACCTGGGGCGCGGAAAATCCCTGGCCGCGTTCTCCGAGAAGGGAGCGAAGGCCACGGCTGAGCGCCTGGGCGTGAAGGACACTCCTGGCATTGTGGTCGGCAAGGTGGTCTCTACCGGCCAGAAGTTCCTTCAGTCCTGGGAAGACCTCAGCATCGACATCTGGGGACCCCGGACAGGTAAGTCGACCTCCCGGGTCATACCCGCGATCCTGGACGCACCCGGCGCCGTCGTCTCGACCTCCAACAAGCGCGACGTCGTGGACGGGACCCGTGGCGTCCGCGTCCTGACCGCCCCGGTGTGGGTGTTTGACCCGCAAAAGATCGCCCAGGAGGAACCGGACTGGTGGTGGAACCCCCTGTCCTACGTCACGGACGAAGAGAAGGCCTACAAGCTCACCCAACACTTCGCGGTCGGTTCACGCCTCCCGGGGTCCAAACCCGATGCCTACTTCGACCCGAAAGCCGAAGACATTCTCTCCTCATACTTCCTCGCGGCCGCGCTGGGGGAGCTGCCCATCACCCAGGTGTATCTGTGGGTGACGGAGCAGGTCAGCCAGGAACCCATCGAAATCCTGAAAGAGCACGACTACGAGCTGCAGTACAAGGGCTTGGAGTCCACGCTGAAGCTGGCCGACAAGCAGCGGGACGGTATTTTCGGCACCGCCGAGAAGATGATTCAGTGCCTCAAGAGCAGGAACACGCTGCGCTGGGTCGCCCCGGCCCGTGGCGCGTCCGTGGCCACGGATCCCCGCCGCCAGTTCAATCCCCGCGATTTCGCCGCCTCACAGGAGACGGTCTACATCCTCTCCAAGGAAGGGGCCGGCTCTGCCGCCCCACTCACGACAGCGCTGACGGTGGCCATTGCTGAGGCCATGGAAGAACGGGCCGAGCGCAGCGGCGGCCGTCTGCCGCTGCCGGCGCTGTTCGCCCTGGATGAGTTGGCCAACGTCGTCCGCTGGGCCGGCCTGCCGGATCAGTTCAGCCACTACGGCTCCAAGGGCCTGATCGTCATGGGCATCCTGCAGTCCTGGTCCCAGGGCGTCGAACTGTGGGGTGAGGCGAACATGCGGAAAATCTGGTCGGCCGCCAACGTCAAGGTCTACGGCGGCGGCGTCGCCGAAGAAGGCTTCCTCCGGGCACTCTCGGACCTGATCGGGGACTACAGCTACACCAACGTCTCCGTCTCCTCCGGCAAATCCGGGTCCAGCCGCTCCCGGCAGGAGGGCAAGGAACGCATCTTCGATGTCTCCAACCTCGCGGAGCTCGACCGGGGCCGCGCTGTCGTTCTGGCCTCCGGTGCACCGGCCACGCTGGTCCGGACCCTACCCTGGTACACCGGGCCCCACAAGGAAGCCGTAGAGGCATCCATCAAGACCTACAGCCCCCGCCCCGAGGAACCGGCCGTCCCGGCGGCAGCTGAGCCGGTGGCTAATCCCTGGGTCACGACGTAG
- a CDS encoding helicase HerA domain-containing protein: MGLLKMFTRSSKKAAGPATAAPKKAERQPREAGPGSRGWPGRGGGMAQLVPSVTEYRGTTVQVCGLWPFSSGASSPMIGVPLGRHEETQATVCCDPISWFQRARLISNPSAFILGKPGLGKSTLVRRMFLGLSAQGVHALVLGDLKGEHVKAVQALGGQVIKLGRGVGYLNILDPGQAVEAAQLLETHGHHEVATRVRADAHGRRLNMVVSLITISRNNPPTDQEQTILDRALRVLDDRFEGIPVLKDLLDVIVSAPDELRQVALDRGDMAVYLQETRALEATLLGLTGGGKLGEIFSRQTTSPMKRDRAVVFDVSTIDETETDLQAAILLACWSYGFGTVNVANALADAGLEPRRNYFVVLDELWRALRSGKGMVDRVDALTRLNRSVGVGQIMISHTMSDLLALPAEEDRMKARGFVERSGMVICGGLPASEMALLTSAIPLSRQEQQKLISWQDPPAWDSRGVDVEPPGRGKFLIKVGGRPGIPVQIGLTSIEQAEGLNDTNTRWHEPAETLMDPAAPELPTEGGTP, from the coding sequence ATGGGCCTCCTAAAGATGTTCACCCGTTCCTCCAAGAAAGCCGCTGGGCCGGCAACGGCCGCACCCAAGAAGGCTGAGCGGCAACCACGCGAGGCCGGGCCGGGCTCCCGTGGCTGGCCCGGTCGTGGCGGGGGCATGGCGCAACTCGTCCCCTCTGTGACTGAGTACCGGGGAACCACGGTCCAGGTCTGCGGGCTCTGGCCGTTCTCCTCCGGGGCGTCCTCGCCCATGATCGGCGTGCCGCTCGGACGCCACGAGGAAACCCAGGCCACGGTCTGCTGCGACCCGATCAGCTGGTTCCAGCGGGCACGGCTCATTTCCAACCCTTCCGCCTTCATCCTGGGCAAGCCGGGATTGGGCAAGTCCACGCTGGTGCGGCGTATGTTCCTGGGCCTGTCTGCCCAGGGCGTCCACGCACTGGTCCTGGGGGACCTGAAGGGCGAGCACGTCAAAGCGGTCCAGGCCCTCGGTGGCCAGGTCATCAAGCTCGGCCGTGGCGTGGGGTATCTGAACATTCTCGATCCCGGCCAGGCCGTCGAGGCCGCCCAGCTATTGGAAACCCACGGTCACCACGAGGTCGCCACCCGGGTACGGGCCGACGCTCACGGCCGCCGCCTGAACATGGTCGTCTCACTCATCACCATCAGCCGGAACAATCCGCCCACCGATCAGGAACAGACGATCCTGGACCGGGCGCTGCGGGTCCTTGATGACCGTTTTGAGGGCATCCCGGTGTTGAAGGACCTCCTGGACGTCATTGTCTCCGCTCCGGACGAACTGCGCCAAGTCGCTCTGGACCGTGGCGACATGGCCGTCTACCTGCAGGAAACGCGGGCACTGGAAGCGACCCTGCTGGGCCTGACCGGCGGCGGGAAGCTGGGAGAAATCTTCTCCCGGCAGACCACCAGCCCCATGAAGCGGGACCGCGCCGTCGTCTTCGACGTCTCCACCATTGACGAGACAGAAACCGACCTGCAGGCCGCCATTCTGCTCGCGTGCTGGTCCTACGGGTTCGGTACCGTCAACGTCGCCAACGCCCTCGCGGACGCTGGCCTGGAGCCCCGCCGGAACTACTTCGTTGTCCTTGATGAGCTGTGGCGGGCGCTGCGCTCCGGTAAAGGCATGGTGGACCGGGTGGACGCCCTGACCCGTCTGAACCGCTCCGTAGGCGTTGGTCAGATCATGATCTCCCACACCATGTCCGACCTGCTGGCGCTGCCGGCAGAAGAGGACCGGATGAAGGCCCGCGGATTCGTGGAGCGTTCCGGCATGGTGATCTGCGGTGGCCTGCCAGCCTCGGAGATGGCCCTGCTGACCTCCGCAATTCCCCTGTCCCGGCAGGAGCAGCAAAAGCTCATCTCCTGGCAGGACCCGCCCGCGTGGGACTCACGCGGCGTCGACGTCGAACCCCCGGGCCGGGGAAAGTTCCTCATCAAGGTCGGCGGCCGCCCGGGGATCCCCGTACAGATCGGCCTGACCTCCATCGAGCAGGCCGAAGGCCTCAACGACACCAACACCCGCTGGCACGAACCAGCCGAAACGCTCATGGACCCGGCGGCTCCCGAGCTGCCCACCGAAGGAGGGACACCGTGA
- a CDS encoding SCO6880 family protein: MAAINTEYKEPSYGNWRVPRSAGLGNLGAIGTGIVMIGLLLGIISFAIWGLFVGLGVLAVAGASALLLTVKDKHGQSVVDRFGTRLSFRLSKSSGTNLYRSGPLGVTQWGMYQLPGLAAKSTLYEFADSYKRPFALLHVPTTSHFTVIFSTEPDGASLVDPEQVDAWVANWGGWLAGLADEAGLDAAAVTVETAPDSGYRLRNEVEMNIDPNAPAFAQAILREVVETYPEGSATVRAWVSLTFNASLRAGSKKRTPEDVARDLASRIPGLSARLQSTGAGIARPMSAQELCEVVRIAYDPPAALIIDEAHAAGSPVSLSWGEVGPTATQASWDGYRHDSAFSASWTMTGAPRGSVNSSVLSRLLAPHGDVDRKRISLLYRPMDSARAAAVVERDQNNANVRITSGTRPSARALVDARSAVQTAQEEAQGAGLVNFGMVVTATVTDRDRLPDAVAAIEQTSGTARVLLRRAYGAQDTAFAASLPLGLVLPKHSLLPTEIKDAL; encoded by the coding sequence GTGGCAGCAATTAATACCGAATACAAGGAACCGTCCTACGGCAACTGGCGCGTACCGCGCTCCGCTGGACTGGGCAACCTCGGCGCTATTGGCACCGGGATTGTCATGATCGGCCTGTTGCTGGGCATCATCAGCTTCGCCATCTGGGGCCTTTTCGTTGGCCTGGGCGTTTTGGCCGTGGCCGGGGCCAGCGCCCTGTTGCTGACCGTCAAGGACAAGCACGGCCAGTCCGTCGTCGACCGCTTCGGGACCCGCTTGAGCTTCCGGCTGTCCAAGTCCTCGGGAACGAATCTCTATCGTTCCGGTCCCCTGGGCGTGACGCAGTGGGGCATGTACCAGCTGCCGGGGCTTGCAGCGAAGTCGACCCTGTACGAGTTCGCTGACTCCTACAAGCGCCCGTTCGCGCTGCTGCATGTGCCGACCACCAGCCACTTCACCGTGATCTTCTCCACCGAACCTGACGGAGCCTCACTGGTGGACCCAGAGCAGGTCGACGCATGGGTGGCGAACTGGGGCGGCTGGCTCGCCGGCCTTGCCGATGAGGCAGGCCTGGACGCCGCAGCCGTAACTGTCGAGACCGCACCGGACTCCGGGTACCGGCTGCGAAACGAAGTCGAAATGAACATCGACCCGAACGCGCCGGCATTTGCCCAGGCGATTCTGCGCGAGGTCGTTGAAACCTACCCGGAAGGATCGGCCACAGTCCGTGCCTGGGTATCCCTGACGTTCAACGCCTCCCTGCGGGCGGGATCGAAAAAGCGCACACCTGAAGATGTTGCCCGTGACCTCGCCTCCCGCATCCCGGGCCTCTCGGCACGGCTGCAGTCCACCGGCGCCGGTATTGCCCGTCCGATGTCGGCGCAGGAACTCTGCGAGGTCGTCCGGATCGCGTACGATCCGCCGGCAGCGCTGATCATTGATGAAGCCCACGCCGCCGGTTCCCCGGTGTCCCTGAGCTGGGGCGAGGTCGGCCCGACCGCGACGCAGGCAAGCTGGGACGGCTACCGGCACGACAGCGCATTCTCGGCCTCCTGGACCATGACCGGTGCACCCCGGGGGTCCGTGAACTCCTCGGTCCTGTCGCGGCTGCTGGCCCCGCACGGGGATGTTGACCGTAAACGGATTTCGCTGCTGTACCGCCCGATGGATTCTGCCCGGGCAGCTGCAGTGGTCGAGCGGGACCAGAACAACGCCAACGTCCGCATCACCTCCGGGACCCGGCCTTCCGCACGCGCCCTGGTCGATGCCCGCTCCGCTGTGCAGACAGCGCAGGAGGAAGCCCAAGGCGCTGGCCTGGTGAACTTCGGGATGGTCGTCACTGCCACTGTGACGGACAGGGACCGGCTGCCTGATGCCGTGGCTGCCATCGAACAGACCTCCGGTACTGCCCGGGTGCTGTTGCGCCGCGCTTACGGCGCTCAGGACACCGCGTTCGCCGCCTCACTGCCGCTGGGGCTGGTCCTTCCCAAGCACAGCCTTCTGCCCACCGAAATCAAGGATGCCCTGTAA
- a CDS encoding DUF6668 family protein: MQQSLNPWITSPAADSAAEEVPKTHVPPAAVISAPLRGMVEPDAADRLGRRTVSGSAALWITGAHGGAGESRIAELLDGARIADHCWPVLQDGNKPRVLLVCRADMRGLTAARNALTQWVSGAAPELDLLGLAVLADAPGKTPKALRDFAALVGGGAPRFWTLPWVEAWRHGDSTTPPAREYQRFITDVAALATDTTPSTSN, encoded by the coding sequence ATGCAACAGTCCCTGAACCCCTGGATCACCAGCCCAGCCGCCGACAGTGCGGCAGAGGAAGTACCGAAGACGCACGTGCCACCAGCGGCCGTGATCAGTGCACCGCTGCGGGGAATGGTTGAACCGGACGCAGCAGACCGCCTGGGCCGCCGCACCGTGTCAGGTTCTGCAGCGCTGTGGATTACCGGAGCCCACGGGGGAGCCGGCGAGAGCAGAATCGCTGAACTCCTCGATGGGGCCCGCATCGCCGATCATTGCTGGCCCGTCCTGCAGGACGGAAACAAACCACGGGTACTGCTGGTCTGCCGGGCGGACATGCGCGGCCTCACAGCCGCCAGGAACGCATTGACCCAGTGGGTATCAGGCGCTGCGCCGGAGCTTGATCTGCTCGGCCTCGCTGTCCTTGCGGACGCCCCGGGCAAGACCCCCAAAGCGCTCCGTGACTTCGCCGCGCTCGTCGGCGGGGGAGCGCCCCGCTTCTGGACTCTGCCCTGGGTAGAGGCCTGGCGGCACGGGGACTCCACGACGCCGCCGGCCCGCGAGTACCAACGCTTCATTACTGACGTAGCCGCTTTGGCTACCGACACCACTCCAAGCACCAGCAACTGA
- a CDS encoding chromosome partitioning protein ParA — protein MGTTPTEVMAFPKIRAIVRDNGTAEVVVAGNSRVVPGGESLQDLRNNALALVVGEAQTLQRPVRVQIEDPEGHGELIVHPDNKIESVSYEPRPARRRAEAPEITPETAAPTVIDTVPVAAPEPVAAPAEPTVVPASAASEERQPWPPNLVASSTTPAPANPEPQPAAAAEEPQTAVVAEEAPPTRRSLKETSFLVSAPVLEPATQGWRGTLTRLGFRMDPSAEELSEREDIRTVSQHWPGPRTVAVVNRKGGANKTPTVVMLSAVLARYSGAATVAWDNNESQGTLGWRTEKGVHNRSVLDLIDSSQSLLSPSTSAAEIAKFVHHQTGDKFDVLRSDENEEGDHEVTAEEVDIAHQVLTRYYRLVIMDSGNTARAANWRRMIDHTNQLVVPVTAIEDRAEAARLTLQTLESRGGHDAELARNAVVIVSESTDAKRSMTGEALKRAKDEAQRIADGFEPFVRAVVRIPYDPALVNGPIRYEALQPATQRAWLAAAARVADGF, from the coding sequence ATGGGTACTACACCAACCGAGGTCATGGCCTTTCCGAAGATCAGGGCCATCGTCCGCGATAACGGGACCGCGGAGGTCGTCGTCGCGGGTAACTCGCGCGTCGTTCCTGGCGGGGAGTCCCTGCAGGATCTTCGCAACAATGCCTTGGCTCTTGTTGTGGGGGAGGCGCAGACGCTGCAACGCCCCGTCAGGGTCCAGATCGAAGATCCCGAAGGGCACGGTGAACTGATCGTGCACCCGGACAACAAGATTGAATCTGTCTCCTACGAGCCGCGCCCTGCCCGCCGCCGGGCAGAAGCTCCGGAAATCACGCCCGAGACTGCAGCTCCGACCGTCATTGATACGGTCCCGGTTGCTGCTCCTGAGCCTGTGGCCGCCCCCGCAGAGCCCACGGTGGTTCCTGCCTCTGCCGCGTCGGAGGAACGCCAGCCGTGGCCGCCTAACCTGGTCGCATCCAGCACCACGCCAGCGCCAGCCAACCCGGAACCACAGCCCGCGGCCGCCGCAGAAGAACCGCAGACGGCTGTAGTCGCTGAGGAAGCCCCGCCAACCCGGCGCAGCTTGAAGGAAACCTCGTTCCTGGTCAGCGCACCGGTTTTGGAACCGGCGACACAGGGCTGGCGCGGAACCCTCACGCGCCTGGGATTCCGGATGGACCCCTCAGCGGAAGAACTCTCCGAACGGGAGGACATTCGGACGGTCAGTCAGCATTGGCCCGGCCCCCGCACGGTCGCTGTCGTGAACCGGAAGGGCGGGGCGAACAAGACCCCCACGGTGGTCATGCTTTCGGCAGTCCTGGCCCGCTACAGCGGCGCGGCCACCGTCGCGTGGGACAACAACGAGTCGCAGGGAACGTTGGGGTGGCGGACAGAAAAGGGCGTCCATAACCGGAGCGTTCTGGACCTGATTGATTCATCTCAGTCCTTGCTCTCCCCGTCAACCAGCGCCGCCGAAATCGCCAAGTTCGTCCATCACCAGACCGGAGACAAGTTCGACGTCCTGCGCTCGGACGAGAACGAAGAAGGCGACCACGAAGTCACCGCTGAGGAAGTCGATATCGCGCACCAGGTCCTCACCCGCTACTACCGGCTGGTGATCATGGATTCGGGCAACACGGCCCGGGCAGCAAACTGGCGCAGGATGATTGACCACACCAATCAGCTCGTCGTGCCAGTTACGGCCATCGAGGATCGCGCAGAAGCCGCCCGGCTGACGCTGCAGACACTGGAATCCCGTGGTGGCCACGACGCCGAACTGGCACGCAACGCGGTCGTCATCGTCTCCGAATCCACCGACGCCAAGCGCAGCATGACCGGAGAGGCCCTGAAGAGGGCCAAAGACGAGGCACAGCGGATCGCGGACGGCTTTGAGCCGTTCGTCCGGGCAGTCGTCCGCATTCCCTACGATCCGGCCCTGGTCAACGGCCCCATCCGCTATGAAGCCCTCCAGCCCGCCACACAGCGGGCATGGCTGGCCGCAGCGGCCCGCGTCGCTGACGGCTTCTAA